Proteins encoded within one genomic window of Atribacterota bacterium:
- a CDS encoding aldehyde ferredoxin oxidoreductase N-terminal domain-containing protein produces the protein MPGSNRLFFSGFSPCWSGFYISSMGGAGLIFDNLGLNMLSIVGRSNTTSVLYLNRIHGEEIKVELFPVDIHNIWLQEEGGVYALMNYVFERYGQLFDHEPRILTTGPASAITDFGAICSVPIQNGKLTAVDTWAGRGDFGSKILKQHNIAVVIYGGTFIDEDFRDRKVADQWFESKYQEKMAAKDIESTAKYCFEKNFGTGGTFGVNYATVKGSMLALNYRSIYMSEEERLSIYSEIYSKQFISGNLMKRLF, from the coding sequence ATACCTGGTTCCAATAGACTCTTTTTCAGTGGATTTTCTCCTTGCTGGAGTGGGTTTTATATTTCTTCTATGGGAGGCGCTGGTTTAATTTTTGATAATCTTGGCCTTAATATGCTGTCCATTGTGGGTCGGTCGAATACCACTTCAGTTTTATATCTGAACCGTATTCATGGTGAGGAAATTAAGGTAGAGCTATTTCCAGTAGACATACACAATATCTGGCTGCAAGAAGAAGGTGGAGTTTATGCCCTGATGAATTATGTGTTTGAAAGGTATGGCCAGTTATTTGACCACGAACCTCGTATCCTGACTACCGGGCCTGCCTCAGCGATAACAGATTTTGGAGCAATATGCTCGGTTCCTATTCAAAATGGGAAATTAACTGCTGTGGATACCTGGGCTGGGAGAGGCGATTTTGGCAGCAAGATACTAAAACAGCATAATATTGCAGTGGTAATTTATGGTGGCACATTTATAGATGAAGATTTTAGAGATAGGAAGGTAGCGGATCAATGGTTTGAAAGTAAGTATCAAGAAAAGATGGCAGCAAAAGATATTGAGTCAACTGCCAAGTATTGTTTTGAGAAAAATTTTGGTACCGGAGGTACTTTTGGGGTTAATTATGCCACCGTCAAGGGAAGTATGCTAGCTTTAAATTATCGTAGCATCTATATGAGTGAAGAGGAACGACTGAGCATCTATTCAGAAATATATAGTAAACAATTTATCTCAGGCAATTTAATGAAGAGATTATTCTGA
- a CDS encoding patatin-like phospholipase family protein → MKEEFGLVLEGGGAKGAYEIGVCKALTEMDVKITGVSGTSVGALNGAMVAQHEIDKAYQLWHDVHPLQVMNIDAERLQKLVHLEIKPDDIKYYLKMLGEIIAEGGIDVTPLQKLIKKHVNEEKLRKSDIIFGMVTVSFTDRRALELFVEDIPEGQIADYLFASANFPLFRSAKIGDKIYLDGGIYDNLPIRMLVKKGYKSLITVQVGGMGRKRKIKLDNFHVINIEAKENLGGPLNFNAEKARQNLKLGYFDAYRVMKNLAGQYYYINLEHQEDYFVDYYSHLSSELVVKVARTLGLKENIPYRRLLFEKVLPRLVEILKLPEDSSYQDIALALAEKIALEVGLDRFRIYSFSDLIDCLTKKYNKRKKIDEQKEHSLISHFGFLSLFSGDNILKKLVQNLLSEEIISSWKEIQSKKED, encoded by the coding sequence ATGAAAGAAGAATTTGGACTGGTTTTAGAGGGTGGAGGTGCCAAGGGTGCTTATGAAATAGGTGTCTGCAAGGCACTTACAGAGATGGATGTTAAGATAACCGGAGTTAGCGGCACCTCTGTGGGAGCCTTAAACGGTGCCATGGTGGCTCAGCATGAAATTGATAAAGCTTACCAGCTTTGGCATGATGTTCATCCCTTGCAGGTTATGAATATTGATGCAGAGAGATTACAAAAATTAGTTCATTTAGAAATAAAACCGGATGATATTAAATACTATTTAAAGATGTTGGGGGAAATTATTGCTGAAGGTGGGATTGATGTTACTCCTTTACAGAAGTTAATTAAAAAACATGTTAATGAGGAAAAGCTGCGTAAATCTGATATAATTTTTGGCATGGTTACGGTATCCTTTACCGATCGCAGGGCACTGGAATTATTTGTAGAGGACATTCCCGAAGGTCAGATTGCCGATTATCTTTTTGCCAGTGCCAATTTTCCGCTTTTTCGTTCGGCTAAAATTGGTGATAAGATCTATTTGGATGGTGGAATCTACGATAATCTACCCATTCGTATGCTGGTTAAAAAGGGTTATAAATCCTTAATTACGGTCCAGGTTGGTGGAATGGGGAGAAAGAGGAAAATAAAATTAGATAATTTCCATGTTATCAATATTGAAGCTAAAGAAAACTTGGGAGGACCATTAAATTTTAATGCTGAAAAAGCAAGGCAAAATTTAAAATTAGGTTATTTTGATGCGTATCGAGTTATGAAAAATTTAGCAGGCCAGTATTATTATATTAATTTAGAACATCAAGAAGATTATTTTGTTGACTATTACAGTCATCTTAGCTCTGAGCTGGTAGTAAAAGTAGCTAGAACCCTTGGTTTGAAGGAAAATATTCCCTATCGCAGACTCCTCTTTGAAAAAGTATTACCCAGATTAGTAGAAATATTGAAATTACCAGAAGATAGTAGTTATCAGGATATTGCTCTGGCACTGGCCGAAAAGATTGCCCTGGAAGTTGGATTAGATAGGTTTCGTATCTATTCTTTTTCAGATTTAATTGATTGCCTTACTAAGAAATATAATAAGAGAAAAAAAATTGATGAACAAAAAGAACACAGTTTGATTTCTCATTTTGGATTTCTTTCCTTGTTTAGCGGAGATAATATTTTGAAAAAATTAGTACAGAATCTGCTAAGTGAAGAGATAATTAGTTCCTGGAAAGAAATCCAGAGTAAAAAAGAAGATTAA
- a CDS encoding nitroreductase family protein, with amino-acid sequence MLSLIKERRSIRIFQDREIEPEKINQIIQAALLSPSSKNNHPWKFIVIDDKAILSRLSQAKEQGSKFLAKSSLVIAILADPKQSDVWVEDASIAATLIILTAQHLGLGSCWVQLRKRHTSTGQDSEEYVKGLLKIPDNLRVLCLVAIGYTGEIKSEKNIPKQKLDDIFLNYYEKKYSSVEQ; translated from the coding sequence ATGTTATCATTGATAAAAGAAAGAAGAAGTATTCGCATCTTCCAAGATAGAGAAATAGAGCCGGAAAAAATTAACCAGATTATTCAAGCGGCTCTTTTATCTCCATCATCAAAGAATAACCATCCCTGGAAGTTTATTGTTATTGATGATAAGGCAATCCTTTCCAGATTATCCCAAGCAAAAGAACAGGGATCCAAATTTTTAGCAAAATCATCTCTCGTCATAGCGATACTGGCTGATCCTAAACAATCTGATGTCTGGGTAGAAGATGCTTCCATTGCTGCAACCTTAATTATACTCACAGCCCAGCACTTAGGTTTGGGTAGTTGCTGGGTACAACTTAGAAAAAGACATACTTCCACCGGTCAGGATTCAGAAGAATATGTAAAAGGCTTATTAAAAATCCCGGATAATTTGCGTGTTTTATGTCTGGTTGCAATAGGTTATACCGGTGAAATTAAATCAGAAAAGAACATTCCTAAACAAAAATTGGATGATATTTTTCTAAACTATTATGAAAAGAAATATAGTTCTGTGGAACAATAG